The Vanrija pseudolonga chromosome 1, complete sequence genomic sequence ACTTTCGCCAGGTAggactcgagctcggcgcggaggtgcGCGCCTGCGCGGGGGTCAGCTACGGACGAGAGCGCGACGTACCATTCGAGGTGTACCAGCTTCCGGCGTGGGAAGCGTCGCGGACCCTGCGGGGGTGAGCCTGTGTCGTGGACATCATACGCACCCAGACATTGCGGTCGTGGGAGCGAGATTGTGAAGCATCGACAGAGATAGCAACAACTGACGGATGtaacagcagcagcacgtcacactcgccgccagccagctcaTGGGAAGCAGTCCAGCCCGGCCAGCCACGGGCGGCAACACGGACGTCATAACTGCCTGGGGTCCCCGCACCAGCCAACCATTCAAGCCCTTTAACACTGGATTCATTTGCGATCATATATGCAACCATCCAGCAAGCACTACATATGGAGAACAGCATGCACTGTTCAAGGGTGggcagcagcctcggcggcggcagtcttgacaatgtcggtcacggcagcagcaagagcTGGGTGGCGTCAGCTGGCACTGGCTTCACTAGATCAACTCACTGTCAACGGCCGACGACGTAGCAGCCTCGGCATAGACACGGACACAGTCCTCGGTACCACTTGGGCGGACAAAGCTGCGGCCCTGCTCAACCTTGAGGACAGCCTCGTCAATGCGCGCCTGGAGGCCGACAGGCGACGtgagcttgcgctcggcgtcggtggtgtGGAAGATGTGACGGTCGGGaacctcgaccttgacgagaCGGTTGGGGAGGTCCTCGTAGCCGGCGTCCCACTCCTCGGCGCTCCAGCCCCTGTGCGCGAGAacaacctcgacgagaagCATGTCCGAAAGCGCATCACCCACGGCCTGGTTGATGAGCTCGGAGAGGGCAATGAGATGCTTGATAGCACGGTCCTGGTCGGGGCTCTCGGGCTCGGTCTTCTTCAGCGTCGCAATAGTGTCGTCCGAGAACAGAACAGTGCCGTGGCCATTGGCCTCGAAGTAGACACCAATGTCGTagttgagcgcggcgtggtggaggtgctTGACACCGGTGGCAGTGCAAGTGACAGGGATGTTGCGCTGAGAAAGGTCAGCCAAGAGCGGAGCCATACACTTACGCTCTTGATGAACTTGGTCGAGCTGCCGTTGGCATAAGCGGTCTGGACGACGCCAACCTGGATCTTGTCGGTGAGCTTGGCGCGggtgacgaggtcgccgatgAAGAGGGCCGCGAGAACGGCAAtcttgtcgccgtcgagcagaCGGAACGACTTGCCACCCTTGAGGTAGTAGTAGATCaggcggtcggcgtcgccgtcaaaGCTAGCACCACGGTTGTCGGGGTGGTTCAGGAGGCCAGACTCGGCAACCGAAGGAGGAAGCTGCTGCTTGGTCTTGACGTAGTCGGCACCGCACTGGTAGTTGAGCACGCCCTCCTTGTTGAGCTGGGTGTTGAGCGGCTTGAAAGGAAGCAGGTCGCCAATGTGCTTGGCAAAGTCGGCAAGCGAGAGAGCACCAACACCGTTGGCGCAGTCGACGGGGAGGGGCTTGAGGGGGCCTCTGTTTCCCTGCTCCGTTAGGTCCGTCGTACCCGGTGAGGTACTCACAATCAGAGTCTTGAACGCAGCGGCCGTCTTCTTCTGGTAACCCTCGATAGTGGGCTCACCGTACTCGCCAGTCGTGTCGTTGGTCGCCTTGACGACATAGTGGAGgatgggggtggtggtgacgccAATGTTGTTGGTCTTGACGTGGTCGCCAAaggccgccagcgcggcctcgagggccttAATGAGCTCGGGGCTCGAAGGGCGAGTGTCGGCAGCGTAAACAACCGAAGCAGGAGCACCAATGTTGATGTGCAGCTGCTGAGCGAGCTGCTTGTAGGCCTCAACGAGCTCAGCAGGCGAAGCGCAGTTGGCCAGTGTAGTGGCGTACGCCTCCCACGACTGCTCCAGCATCTCGCCCGCGGGGTCAACGAGCTTGACGCCATTGTCCTAAGCCTCCGTTAGCCATGCGAATCTCACACCGCATCGTTCCGAGCCGAGAGAACACGTACAGCCTCAGGGTTGTGCGACGCCGTGACCATGACGCCGATGGCCTTGCCGTGGAATCTCTGCGAAcggagcacggcgagcaggccCACGCTGAAGATCACCGAGGGCAGGCGCTTGCCCctgaagaaggagaaggggTCAGCTACATGCGGCCAGCGATTGAGCGCCGCGCATGGGCACTCACAACGTGCGAAAGCCGGCGGTGCCATAGCCAAACTTGACATCGGCGGGCTTGGGGTAGTTCTTggccgcagcggcgatgCGGTCAAAGAGCTGGGTGTGGTCCACGgggggagcagcggcggcggaggagctcATAGTGTCCAGTGCTCTTTTGTGGTGGGTGATGGTAAAAGTCTAAGAGAGTGAACGAGAGGCGACGACTGTTTACAACTCTGAAACGTGATGCATTTATTTGCGGTGCATGTCGCCCACGTCgttgccagccagccagctgcagTGCGGCCAACCTCGTGCAAACGCGTCACAAGGCGATCCGAGGGCAGCAGTGCGAATCCGGGGCCCCTGCAAAGTATGGTTGATACCAGCCACGTGGAAAATGACACGTAAAGCGACCGCGTGGTGTTGCAGCAAGTGGTGTTTGAAAGGTCAAGTGCGTCTCTCCAACGTCCAGATGTTCTttcgccgctcgctcgtgtgTGAGCAATCCTCATTGTCCACAACCTTTAAAAACGGGCGTCGGCACCCCATCGAACACTCGACAACTCGACAGGATGCCTCGCTCAGAATCCCCCAggcggtcgccgtcgccggaCCGCGCGGCAAGCAGGAGTCCTTCGCCTGACGAGGCTCCTGTTTCCAAGCGCAAGAGGTATGTTTCCATCTCCATTGCCCTCAACGCGTCCTCGCAGCAAGTGTGTGGGCGAGTCACTGACACTAGGTCTAGGTCTCCTTCTGCCTCTCCccgcgcgaggtcgccgtccccgccggcacagcgccgccgcccgcgctcgccgagcgccggcCCCGAACCAGTGATCGACGTCCCGCGTGTGCACGATGTCGACCCGGTGCGCAagcggcagcgcgaggccgcgatGCTCGAGTCGCAGATCAATGCCGAGCTCAAGGGTGGCGCTGcgaacggcaacggcgatGCCGGtacggtggcgacgacgacggacgcccgcgccgagtTTGCCAAGCTGCTCGGGTCGCGTTCTGGCGGCGCGTACATCCCACctgcgcgcctgcgcgccaTGCAGGCTGAGGCGAGCAAGGACAAGAGCGGCCCAGAGTACCAGCGTCTGAGTTGGGATGCGCTCCGCAAGAGCATCAACGGTCTGATCAACAAGGTCAACGTGTCCAACATCAAGCATGTTATTCCCGAGCTCTTTGGCGAGAACCTCATCCGCGGCAAGGGCCTTTTCGCGCGCTCCATCATGCGTGCCCAGGCGTCATCGCTGCCCTTCACACCCATCTTTGCGGCTCTTGTTGCTATTGTCAACACCAAGCTTccccaggtcggcgagctggtcctCACACGGTTGATTGCCCAGTTCCGTCGTGCCTACAAGCGTAACGACAAGGTGAGTTTTGTTTGGAGACAATGGGAGCTGACATTTTCAGACTGTTTGCAACGCGACTTCGACGTTCAtcgcccacctcgtcaacCAGTATGTGGCACACGAGATTGTGGCCCTTCAGATTCTTCTGTTGTGTCTGGAGCGCCCTACGGACGACTCTATCGAGGTCGCTGTCGGCTTCATGCGCGAGGTTGGGTTCTTCCTCCAGGAGAACAGCCCCCGCGCCAACACCATGATCTTTGAGCGTTTCCGTGCTGTGCTTCACGAGGGTGCCATCTCGAAGCGTTGCCAGTACATGATCGAAGTCCTGTTCCAGGTCCGCAAGGACAAGTACAAGGACAACCCATCGATTCCCGAGGGCCTGGATCttgtggaggaggaggagcagatTACGCATCGACTGAGTCTCGACGATGAGCTCAAGGTGCAAGAGGGTTTGAGTaagtcgagcgaggcgtaTGCTGGCAGGATTCTGACACCCCCAGATCTGTTCAAGGTTGACCCCAACTTTTTGGAGAACGAGGAGCGTTACCAGGAGATCAAGAAGGAGATTCTCGGTGACtcggatgacgaggacgagtcgggCAGTGGCAGCGACTACTctgacgacgagagcgaAGCGGACGTCGCCCCCGACAAGGAGGGCATTACCGACATGACCGAGACCAACCTGATGAACCTGAGGCGAACGATCTACCTCACGATCATGAACTCGCTCAACTTTGAGGAAGCTGTGCACAAGCTCCTCAAAGTCAACATCCCCGAGGGCAACGAGATCGAGCTGTGCAACATGATTGTTGAGTGTTGCTCGCAGGAGCGCTCGTACTCCAACTTCTACGGCCTCATCGGCGAGCGTTTCTGCAAGTTGAATCGACTTTGGACCGAGAACTTCCAGGAGGCATTCCAGAAGTACTACGAGACGATCCACCGCTACGAGACCAACAAGCTGCGCAACATTGGCCGTTTCTTCGGACACCTGCTCGCCTCGGACGCCATCTCGTGGGCCGTCCTTCACGTCGTCCACATgaacgaggaggagacgacatcgtcgtcgcgtaTCTTTGTCAAGATCTTCCTTCAAGAAATGAAGGAGGAGATGGGCATGAAGAAGATGGTCGAGCGCTTCAAGATTCCCGACCTCCAGCCCGTCTTCGCCAACATGTTCCCTACCGACAACCCACGCAACACGCGTTTCGCCATCAACTACTTTACGCAGATTGGTCTCGGTGCGATCACGGAGGACATGCGTACGTGGCTGCAG encodes the following:
- the AGM1 gene encoding Phosphoacetylglucosamine mutase; protein product: MSSSAAAAPPVDHTQLFDRIAAAAKNYPKPADVKFGYGTAGFRTLGKRLPSVIFSVGLLAVLRSQRFHGKAIGVMVTASHNPEADNGVKLVDPAGEMLEQSWEAYATTLANCASPAELVEAYKQLAQQLHINIGAPASVVYAADTRPSSPELIKALEAALAAFGDHVKTNNIGVTTTPILHYVVKATNDTTGEYGEPTIEGYQKKTAAAFKTLIVSTSPGTTDLTEQGNRGPLKPLPVDCANGVGALSLADFAKHIGDLLPFKPLNTQLNKEGVLNYQCGADYVKTKQQLPPSVAESGLLNHPDNRGASFDGDADRLIYYYLKGGKSFRLLDGDKIAVLAALFIGDLVTRAKLTDKIQVGVVQTAYANGSSTKFIKSRNIPVTCTATGVKHLHHAALNYDIGVYFEANGHGTVLFSDDTIATLKKTEPESPDQDRAIKHLIALSELINQAVGDALSDMLLVEVVLAHRGWSAEEWDAGYEDLPNRLVKVEVPDRHIFHTTDAERKLTSPVGLQARIDEAVLKVEQGRSFVRPSGTEDCVRVYAEAATSSAVDSAHLRAELESYLAKVTPLSSPSFNPPVANAKAVIAPKRIVLLGPSHHVHLAGIALSPFAAYGTPLGDIPLDLDAIDELRRTRLFSEMSPGVDEDEHSLEMHLPYIRHIFQGRDDFKLLPLLVGHPPSDKANRDAVSGALAKYWADDETFFVISSDFCHWGTRFSHTPYYPAAPDPPVPVPPVPAGPGVANNGQLEFVRRYVSQTKKDAPIWKSIQYMDHEGMDLLRAPARKGAVEEWEAYLSRTKNTICGRNPITVLLNLVQYVYAGQHAADYVHFVFVRYEQSSRCTNIRDSSVSYVSGVLRPSP
- the CWC22 gene encoding Pre-mRNA-splicing factor CWC22, which codes for MPRSESPRRSPSPDRAASRSPSPDEAPVSKRKRSPSASPRARSPSPPAQRRRPRSPSAGPEPVIDVPRVHDVDPVRKRQREAAMLESQINAELKGGAANGNGDAGTVATTTDARAEFAKLLGSRSGGAYIPPARLRAMQAEASKDKSGPEYQRLSWDALRKSINGLINKVNVSNIKHVIPELFGENLIRGKGLFARSIMRAQASSLPFTPIFAALVAIVNTKLPQVGELVLTRLIAQFRRAYKRNDKTVCNATSTFIAHLVNQYVAHEIVALQILLLCLERPTDDSIEVAVGFMREVGFFLQENSPRANTMIFERFRAVLHEGAISKRCQYMIEVLFQVRKDKYKDNPSIPEGLDLVEEEEQITHRLSLDDELKVQEGLNLFKVDPNFLENEERYQEIKKEILGDSDDEDESGSGSDYSDDESEADVAPDKEGITDMTETNLMNLRRTIYLTIMNSLNFEEAVHKLLKVNIPEGNEIELCNMIVECCSQERSYSNFYGLIGERFCKLNRLWTENFQEAFQKYYETIHRYETNKLRNIGRFFGHLLASDAISWAVLHVVHMNEEETTSSSRIFVKIFLQEMKEEMGMKKMVERFKIPDLQPVFANMFPTDNPRNTRFAINYFTQIGLGAITEDMRTWLQNAPKLLAAQHAAAQDSSDSDSSSDLSSDLSSSDSSSDYSSDDSRYRRRRSPPRRRRYSDESDSRSPPPRRRRYSDESDSRSPSPPPRRRDDSPRKRTATESPRKRSPSPRRGARDDSRTPPRRRDDSPPARRRDDTPPRRRDDSPPPRRRDDSPPPRRRDDSPPPRRRDDSPPPRRRNDSPPPRRRADSPPRRRDDTPPRRRDDSPPPRRRESPPPPRAREQSPPRAAAPPVHPSRMAQVPVHPSRLAQVPGAGPGARRDPPPHQRRSPPRRRFDDDRSPPRRRFDDGGRDRR